Proteins found in one Dryobates pubescens isolate bDryPub1 chromosome 1, bDryPub1.pri, whole genome shotgun sequence genomic segment:
- the CARD19 gene encoding caspase recruitment domain-containing protein 19 isoform X2 translates to MADQSYWQRLQHDKDFLTTSSRLNEQVVDKIILQLNRVYPQILTNAEAEKFRNPKASLHTRLSDLIKHLQKKGDRHCQEFYRALQINAEELYNDLPSRKILKAADSAEIATDKEQYMLNGRGPVFFLACFSVAAGFALLWYCCHSDTKVPGRARRIFGFAPIILGRHVRSICMLYLEDLAGD, encoded by the exons ATCAGTCATACTGGCAGCGGCTGCAGCACGACAAGGACTTCCTCACAACCAGCAGCCGACTGAATGAGCAAGTGGTGGACAAAATTATTCTGCAGCTCAACAGAGTCTACCCTCAAATCCTTACCAatgcagaagcagaaaag TTCAGGAACCCAAAGGCATCACTCCATACCAGACTTTCAGATCTGATAAAGCACCTTCAAAAGAAGGGGGATAGGCACTGTCAAGAGTTTTACAGGGCTCTGCAGATCAATGCTGAAGAGCTGTATAATGACCTGCCAAGCAGGAAGATCTTGA AAGCCGCAGACTCTGCAGAGATAGCCACTGACAAGGAGCAATATATGCTAAATGGCAGGG GCCCAGTGTTTTTCCTGGCATGTTTCAGCGTGGCTGCAGGATTTGCCTTGCTCTGGTACTGCTGTCACTCAG ATACCAAAGTCCCAGGACGAGCGCGGAGAATCTTCGGCTTTGCTCCCATTATCCTGGGGAGACACGTGAGAAGTATTTGCATGTTGTACTTGGAGGACCTGGCAGGAGACTAA
- the CARD19 gene encoding caspase recruitment domain-containing protein 19 isoform X3, giving the protein MMLYRTYQSYWQRLQHDKDFLTTSSRLNEQVVDKIILQLNRVYPQILTNAEAEKFRNPKASLHTRLSDLIKHLQKKGDRHCQEFYRALQINAEELYNDLPSRKILSPVFFLACFSVAAGFALLWYCCHSDTKVPGRARRIFGFAPIILGRHVRSICMLYLEDLAGD; this is encoded by the exons ATCAGTCATACTGGCAGCGGCTGCAGCACGACAAGGACTTCCTCACAACCAGCAGCCGACTGAATGAGCAAGTGGTGGACAAAATTATTCTGCAGCTCAACAGAGTCTACCCTCAAATCCTTACCAatgcagaagcagaaaag TTCAGGAACCCAAAGGCATCACTCCATACCAGACTTTCAGATCTGATAAAGCACCTTCAAAAGAAGGGGGATAGGCACTGTCAAGAGTTTTACAGGGCTCTGCAGATCAATGCTGAAGAGCTGTATAATGACCTGCCAAGCAGGAAGATCTTGA GCCCAGTGTTTTTCCTGGCATGTTTCAGCGTGGCTGCAGGATTTGCCTTGCTCTGGTACTGCTGTCACTCAG ATACCAAAGTCCCAGGACGAGCGCGGAGAATCTTCGGCTTTGCTCCCATTATCCTGGGGAGACACGTGAGAAGTATTTGCATGTTGTACTTGGAGGACCTGGCAGGAGACTAA
- the CARD19 gene encoding caspase recruitment domain-containing protein 19 isoform X1, producing the protein MMLYRTYQSYWQRLQHDKDFLTTSSRLNEQVVDKIILQLNRVYPQILTNAEAEKFRNPKASLHTRLSDLIKHLQKKGDRHCQEFYRALQINAEELYNDLPSRKILKAADSAEIATDKEQYMLNGRGPVFFLACFSVAAGFALLWYCCHSDTKVPGRARRIFGFAPIILGRHVRSICMLYLEDLAGD; encoded by the exons ATCAGTCATACTGGCAGCGGCTGCAGCACGACAAGGACTTCCTCACAACCAGCAGCCGACTGAATGAGCAAGTGGTGGACAAAATTATTCTGCAGCTCAACAGAGTCTACCCTCAAATCCTTACCAatgcagaagcagaaaag TTCAGGAACCCAAAGGCATCACTCCATACCAGACTTTCAGATCTGATAAAGCACCTTCAAAAGAAGGGGGATAGGCACTGTCAAGAGTTTTACAGGGCTCTGCAGATCAATGCTGAAGAGCTGTATAATGACCTGCCAAGCAGGAAGATCTTGA AAGCCGCAGACTCTGCAGAGATAGCCACTGACAAGGAGCAATATATGCTAAATGGCAGGG GCCCAGTGTTTTTCCTGGCATGTTTCAGCGTGGCTGCAGGATTTGCCTTGCTCTGGTACTGCTGTCACTCAG ATACCAAAGTCCCAGGACGAGCGCGGAGAATCTTCGGCTTTGCTCCCATTATCCTGGGGAGACACGTGAGAAGTATTTGCATGTTGTACTTGGAGGACCTGGCAGGAGACTAA